TACCAGGCCCCCAGGGGGCTCTAGGCCCCCTTTATTATGGCTGtcttatgtttttttttggggggggtttgttttgtttgggggagCTTTTTAAAACCGTCCGCTCTGTATTGGAAATGAGAGTGAGGCTGACCAGCAACGGTCTCCCCCGCCCTGTTCGTATTGCTGGAATGGCAGCCTGCAGTCCGAGCTGAAGACAGCCAGACTCTCTGTTGGATGGCATatcggggcaggggggaggacaGCCAAAGCCCAGCCCAGCACTGGAGAAAGTGAACTCACTTGGCTGCGGGGTGCCTTCCTCAGTGGTGATGTGCCGGGCCTGGGGGCTAGCCCTACAAGTCCCGTCCCCACCCctcagtccctcccctccccgcctcgCCATGGAGCTACCGGCAAGTGCCTGGTCCTTGGGGCCGTTGGggagcgcccctcctcctcctcccccgctgccctcctcctcctcctcctcgtcgtcctcctcctccgggcCGTCGTAGGGCCTCTTCTCGTCAGGGCCCTTGTTGCGGGGGGGCCACGTCATCTTGTTCTCCTTCTTGAGCCTTCTGCGGGCGTTGGCGAACCAGGTGGAGACCTGCGTGAGGGTCATCTTGGTGATGATGGCCAGCATGATCTTCTCGCCCTTGGTGGGGTAGGGGTTCTTGCGGTGCTCTTGCAGCCAGGCCTTGAGGGTGCTGGTGGTCTCCCGGGTGGCGTTCTTCCGCCGCGTGCTGCCATCCAGGGCGCCATACCTGCCGCGGGCaacaacagggagggggaggcagtcagaGCAGGGGCACcaggcacccctccccccagctgtggCCCTCAGTGGCAGCTCCCAAAGTCACCAAAGATTAGCGACTGGCTTAGCGGCTAGCCCCGAACGAGTGAGGCCGGCCGCGGACCCTTCCGTGTCAGCCGGCTGGATTGCCGGACCAGGGTGGGCCTCCCCTGCGGCTGGCTGGCATGGAAGGCTTCACTGCCACCCCCTCTCCCGCTGAGTTGAGGGCTGAGCCTCGGCTCTCGCGGACCTTTGCATTCCCACGGGGAGGGTGTTTTGGGAGACCTCCTCCCATCTGGGTGCTGGTGGGGCCCTGCTCTGGACGCCCGATCAGCCTGCCCTCGGCGCCTCCTGttagctgagcagggtcagccctgcttcgGACTGGGATGGGGGGCCGAGGGCGGCTGCGCAGAGGCAGGCCGGGCCACAGTTCCCCTCTGAGAAAGAGCCCCCCCAGGGCTTGCCAGAaatctcatggggggggggggagaggcacaaAGGAAGCTGCGCTCAGACGCAGCCCTGAAGGGAGAGCAGCCGCCCCGGCCCCCTTTGGGAGAACCCATCGAAGTGACCCGGGGCTGCAATCGTTAATGCAAACCTTCCTTCcaggccgccccctccccctccccgcccccctcctccgGGAGATTCGTTAACGAGAGAACGAGCCCGACCGGCGGGGCGACGCCTGAATATTTCATGCGCCTCGTCTGAGGAAAGGTCAGCCGCCCCCGCGGGCTTCAAAggttgccgccgccgctgccgccgcccacTTGCCTCGCCTGCCTCAGCCCAAGGGCGGGCAGAGGGAAAGCGGTGGAGGACCTGAAGTCCGGGGAGGCGGCGGTGAGGGCCACGCTGGGCCACGGTAGGGGGGCCTTTGGGAGGCCGGCCTTGGGAAGCGAAGCCATCCAGCGctgggcagccagccagccagccagccgacaGCGGAAGCCGCAGCGCCCCCCGGCTGGAAAAGGCCTCGAAGCCCCTGCGAGCGTTCTCTTCCCACCTGGCTCCCGAGCCTGACGGGAGCCCCGCGGGACGGAGGAGCACGGCCCTCGGGCCACTCCCCCTCAGGCCACTCCCCCTCAGgccactccccctccaccccgTCTTCCCTGGCAGAGCCCACTGCAGGGGGCTGGAGTGACCACCACTGAGACAGACCCCTGACTCTCGCTAGGCTTTTGGATCCTGGCTGTAAGGAACGCAGAAGGCTGTCTGTGACCCCGGCTACTTTATCCACCCCACCACCCCACGAAGGAGGTCCAGATCAGAGCAGATGCCAGGGAACTTccagggcagcggggggggggggggtcaggcccTGCCCGGGCCAAACTCGACCCCACCCACCCGCTTTCGGGCCCAGCAGACAAAACGGGCAGAATGTTCTGGATCAGCGTGGCCCAAATGCAGCCTGTGGCGCCGTGCGCCTTCATCGCAGCTCGTGGAAGCGCAGCCATTGGATGCCATCCCCTGGCTACTTGAGCAATTTCATTTCACCATAGAAGTCACCGGCTGCCGGCTGCCGAACGTGTTTCCAGCGTATTCCGGGGCTGCAGGTGTGCGAGGAAATCTTTGGCTCGGGACAGCCCCGTGAGGCTCCCCGTGCAGCTTTGTGCGGGGTGGGTTCTCCTGGGAGCTGGCACAAGCTTTGCTCCAGTCCTGGGTCAACGGGAGGGACTGGGATCAGCAGCCGGCCTCACccaagttttcaaggcaaggggggAGCCGCCGGGCCCATCCCTAGCCAGGGCCGTACAGCCAagtattaaccccccccccgctgtgccTTGCGTGCAGACCTCCAGGCCCCCAGGAGCCACAGAGGGGAGGCGTTGGGCGCAGGAGCCCTTCCAGAGCGCCCCACCCTTGCTTCTTTTTCTCAAGCGGCTGAGCTGACCTCCCCTTGTCCTGTCCCTCCCGGAGTCCTGGTCCAGCGGTTCGGGAGAGAGCGCGGCCGAAGCAAACGGGGACTGGAGGCAGGCGTGTGACACAAGGACTGTATGACTTGTGTACAAACGGAAGTCAAAGGGGCACTGCACACAGAATCTCCCTACCTGTGGTCCTTCATTGACCCCACACTTGTTTTATACCTGCCCAAAGATACACGGATCGCGTGGCTATCTTTCAATGGGGAGAGAGGGGTGCAGGAGGACCCCATGTCAgtcaaccagcccccccccacggTTCCTTCCTGCGGCCGTTGTACCTGTCATACTGATACTGGCTGAGCGTTGGGTCGTAGGGGTAGTAAGCAGCCGCCTGAGTCAGCCCCGCGTGCGCTGAGCCGTTCCCGTCCTTGGAATCGAAGCTGTTCTGCAAGAAGTAGAAGAGGCGGGCACCGGTCAGCACCGCCCGGCCCCCAGCAGCGGCAGGCAAGCGAGGCCCGGGCAGCCCAGGCCATGAGGAGAACGCCAGCCAAGCGCATCGGGGCTGGGAAGATCGGGGCTGGGAAGAGACGGCGCAATCTAAGCCCAATGTGGCCAAGTTAGTTCGATGGGCCTCACCACGTTCCCCATTGCAATATGAAGTCAAGGGAAGCAGTCCTGAAATCACCTTCCTCGGAGTAAGCTCCATTGAGCAAACTGGGAGCGACATCCGAGCAGACCTGGCTGCCAACCTGGCTCCTGctcctcttgcccccccccccccaaaatagccTTGATATTTATGCCGGGCTCCCGTCGCCCTTCTGCCCGGTCGCATAAGAACTCTCAGGAATGGGagccagctgccccccccccagaaatgctgCAGCCGCCCCCCCCCGAAAGAGCTCTGCTGCTGCCCACGCAGGATCCTGCGCCGTGGAGGGACCCCGACAGTCATTTGCACCTCGATTTGCCCAAGCCTCCTGGGCCTTCGCCACCCAAGACGGGGCCATTAGCCCTGCCGCTGCCCGCGTCCTGCTGACGGGGAAGATGTCTTGCAAGGGGCCTGATCCGCCCAGGATTCCTGCATCCCTACAgaggcagccggggggggggggtctgttctgTTTCTTGTCATGCAATCCATCCTTGATGAAAATAACAAAAGCAGTGCTGCCGCGTGGGGTATTTCCTGCTCCCTCCAGGATGCCATATGAGGGGGAGGAGCCCGGCCTCGAGGGCCCATCCCGTTGCCCTCCCCCCTGCTGGCCCGGCCTTTTCCACCCTGGTGGAAAAGGGCACAGGGAAGTCCAGTTGAAACTGTGCTCAAGCGTCTTGGAAGAGCCCCAGCCAATGGGTGTCAAAGCAGCCCAAGGGGGGAAGCGGGCATTTGAGGACCCAGGGCAGGTTCCGGCCTGCCTAAGGCCGGTGGGGAACGGAAGTGTCGGCCAGTGCTCTTTTTCTGAGAGAGCCCTTTCATGCTAACAAAGGTTTTCTGAAGCTCTGAATCTGAGAGCTCCAAAGGAATCTGCGTCTGGTCACAAAACCACTCTCTGCCAGGGACGAGGAGCAGGACAGCGGTGGGGCTCCTCTGGAGGAGGGTCCCGCTGAGTTGCCCTCTGGACGTGTCCAAAGATGAAGCTCGCTGAACTGGCGCGTTCATTTTACCAGTGAGGAATcgtgaggagggaaggaagaggggtTCTTTCTACAATctgcccctgccctcctcaacATTGCCTGCCTCCTAGGAGGCGCGGCGCATGCTCAGAGCCCAGCACCTTGCACAGGTGGGGGTGGGATCCTTGCAAATAGCAACAAAACTTTTTTGCACATCTGGATTCCGCCTCCCCCAAGGTCTGCCAAGAGGGCCTCCGACCTTAGTTGTGCAGGCCTCTGAGGTGACTTGGGATTGCCAGCCAGCCCTGGATCTGGTGCCAGGACACGCGAGGCTTTGAGCATGGCAGCATCTCTTGATGCGCAATTTCGTTCACCTGCGAGGCACAACTGCATCCTGTCTAAGCTCCTTTCTACTTGGGAGAGTTTCGTGGTCTTCAGCCTGGCTTGGATCGGGCCCACTGCGCTTATGTAAGGCGCATGcagacccccccgccccccgctatTTCGTGGAAGGGAGACAGCAGCGGTGGCAGTGGGATTGACATTTATGGGCCAGGCGGCCAGAGGACTTACCAGCGAGTAGAAGGCGGAGGCTTCACTCCCGTAGGCGACATAGTTGCCGTAGCCTTGGCTGTTGGCGTAGGGGCTCCCGTAGACGCCTAGGGCGGCCGCCGAGTTAAGCTCATGCCTGGCGCTGGCCAGCAACCGGCTCTCATAGACGGGGCAGTAGACCGGAGCTGGTGCCGTGGCCGCTGCGCCCGAGTCTGCCAGAGTGCGGCCGGTGGTCTCGCAGCAAGTAGTCAAGGAGTTGGTGGTCATCAGGAACTTGGGGGAGAGATGGAACAGGATCAGCCTGGGAGGGTCTGTTAGACGCCCCACcttaccctgggccagtcacctcCGATCTGCCTAACCTCCCTTGCAAGGTTGTTATCAGGACtgaaggggagagaggaggaggcatGTTGCTTCGAGCTCCCGTTGGGGagtttgggggaggaaggggaggaaggggagggctggAAACGCAAGGGCTCCGTGGCCCTGAGCTGGTCACTTTCCTCCTTGCAAATGTTTCCACCCAGTTTTTATGGGGACGGGTTGGGCCCGCCTTCTCCGTTGGAAGGGATCCTGACAACCTGCCTTTTTCCTTACCGGGTCCAAGGAAACCGAAGGCGAATTTTCCAGACCCTGGATGGCTCCAGCTGATGTGAAAGGACTGACTACGCTGTGCAAAATGATCTTATCCTTGATGCCTATTTTGTTTGTGGATCGCACAGCGAACAGGCGTCCCGTTCGTTGCTGCCAGTTCCCACGTGCAGCAACGGAAGAGCAATGTTCTGGGCTTGTGGCGATGCCAGCTGTGGTGGCGCTGGGGAAATGGCAGGCCTTCTCTGCCCAGGGACCACCACAGTCCGTCCACCCGgatggccaggccaggccaggccaggcgggCCCGCCACTTCCCTCTCCGCAGCCCGAACTGCACCTGGGTGTGCGCCAGTCCCGCGGGGCTCCAAATATCGGAGCTCTCCACAGCGCTCTGGCCGCCACAGATGCACTAAAAAGCATGGTCCCGAAGGCGGCAGAGCAGGACTTCCAGGAACGGAGCGAGCCCAGCGgaagccccaccctccccggcCGAGTGCTGCTCCAGAGTCCTCCTGCAGAATCCCTGCAAAGGGAGCACGTCCCTCTCCGAGAACCCCCGAGGAAGACGCTCTACAGAAATCGGCGCTGGGGGCCCGGCAGACCTGGCTGCCAAACTGGCCCCTAAGACCCGGGCATGGGAGGGGAGGAGCGCGCTGTGCTTCCCCAGGGGCTTCCATCCCAGGACCAAGcgccacctgccctcccccccctgggttctccccccctcctgggagagaggggggtgggatccCGGCGGCGGGACTTACCTGGGGTGCCGAGGAGTAGGGGTACCCGAACTGGGGGTAGGACATGGCAGCCGGGGGCGTCCAGGGCTCCAGGGCCAAGCGGGAGAAGCGTCGGGGCGGAGGGCTCCAGCGGCAGCCTTCCTTCCTCCCGGGCGGCAGGGCCTCCGTTGACTTCCCTGGGCCTGGGAGGACCAAGCACAAAAGCGCTTTGAGTTCCGCGGCGGGGCTCGGGTGCTCTTTCCGGCGGGAGGGGCTTGGACTGGGGCGGTGGATCTTCGCTGTGGCGCCTTGGTGCCCTGCCGGAGAGAAGCGCTCTTTTGCCCACCCGCAGTTGTGGAGGGGAGGGCGCccgtcaacctcccccccccccgccgtggcTGAAGCACACGTGGCACCTGACGTCAAGGGGGGACCCGTCAGAACTTGGCcggtgcatgtggggggggggtgtgcctgGGCGCGTGCCTGTGCATGTCTACACAGGGCATGAAAGCGGGCCCAGGGGTGCAGGCAAAGTGCCAATTTGAACCCGACGCTTCTCAGCTGAGTAACGGCATTACtgagccacccccacccctattCCAATCTGTGGCCAACTCCGCTCACACCAGATACTTTGCCGCAGGTGGACCCAAGCCCCGGAAGGGTACAAAGTGCTTCGGAAGGGTGCCCAGGAAGGGGCAGCTGCCCGaggcccccccccacttccaatggggggggaggcatctagGCCAGGCGCCCCGGCTAGAAGCGCATCTCCTGCTGCCCGGCCTGTGCCTCCACCAAGGGGTGGATGGTTGCGGCTAAaaggcagggcgggggggggaggtgggggggagggcgcccTCTGCCCCAGCCCCTGTATGTGATCTGCAGCCACTGCGCGTCCGGGGGTCTCCGGAGCCGGGCCCTGCCGGGCCAAACGATGCTGACTGAGGGCGTGTCCCAGAAGCTGGCCTCCGGAGAGCTGCTACAAGGCGGGTCGGCCGTCTCCCTCTGCTTCTTCCCCATGGCACCAAACTCTTCACAATTGAACTTTGGTTACCTGTGGGTGGCAGACTGATTTCCTGGCCACACAGTCCCCTTCGGCGGGAAGAATAACCATACTCAGACTGAAGCGCCTTATGTGCCCGGGAAGTCTTCATGGCCCTACAGCTTCTAGCTGCTATTTTCTAAGACTACAGCAGGACAGCTGATCATGTTATCTCTCTGTGtcctccctctgtccctccctccctgccggcCCGCAGCACTCTTATGGGGATGCGGGGCCGTTGCCAAGGCCCGGCGTGGCATCTTGAAATGACACTGGGCGATGGGCCGGGATGGTCGGTCGCTTCTTCGCTCTCTTCTAGCTGACAGATGCCTGTACAAAATTGCATGCCCAACAGAAACCGTTTGGTGAGGTGACTTGGGATCGCTCGCTGTCACTCTGTCCCCGATTCTGTTATTTCAAAGAACGGGAGGGGGAAAGGCCTCTGGATGCTGTCCTGGATCTAGCAGCGAATTTGTGCAAAcgacacgtgtgtgtgtgggggggggggttgtgtgctCCTTCCCATGTGAACGCTCCCAGAACCAGAGTGCGTTGCGAGGCGTCCAGCTCAGCTCCGAGCTCATGAGTGACCAGGAAGcttcagcctggagagggtggaggagaggccgGGCAGCCGTTCCCCCCAGTACGtgcaggccctggccctggaggGCACTAGGATGAGACAGGAGCTTCTCGCTGATGTCACAGGGGCACCTGATGTCATTTAGTCGGAGCTAGGACTTGCCGGCTGTTTGGGGCTGAGGCTGGTGCGGGAGCTGGGCTGCTTCCCAGTAAGCGTGCCCTGGACGGAAGGAGCGCCTACCGGTTTTCAGCAGACCGCAGACAACGAAGGGAAGCTGGAAGAGCCCCGGGCGCCGTGGCAGTTCTCTCTCAAGAGCTCGCCGGGGTGTGGAAGAAGCCCAGCCCAGCTGCCGAGCAGGTGAGCATCTTCCAGTCCCAGAGGAAGGCGCTTCCCTGTGGCTCCTGAGAGCCCTCCGGGGCCTGTCCGCCGTTCCCGGTTCTGGCGCCAGGTTCTCCATCCCGGGGTGTGGCCCAGGAGtccccctgccctctgcaggctgaACTCGAGCGTGGCGCCCAGACTTCCGCAGGCCTTCCCAGGGCACACCGGCCAGGGCACTGCTTTCTCCGCCTGCCTTCCGTTGTGCTCCGGTGGCTCGGGAAAGACCCATGAGCGGGGCCCGTGGGAGACTGCGGCGTGCCTGTGCGCGTCCGGGAGGGCGGCCGGGGTGGAGGGAGGCGAGCGGGGGCGTGCCGGCGTGCCGGGTTCAGGCCTGTGCGGCGCCTCGGGGTCCCACGCTAATTAATGATGacgatcccttcctctccccagctggAAGATTTGGTGCCTCCCAGGGATGGAGCTGCCCGCTCTGACAGCTCGATTGCAGGTGATGGATGACTATCCCGAGACCGCAGCACACCTCTTCGAACCAGCTCTGCTGCGTAATTGCTATAATTTACCGCGGAGGGGGATGGAGGAAGTGGTCCCGATCCTGGGGAAAGGGGCTCCAGGGAGATGACTCTTAAGTAAACGGTAGGGGTGCTTGGAACGCAGATGTCCCCTGCGCCATGGGGAAAAATAAACCATGTCTGCTGAAacaggagtgggggaggggagaaccttCCTTCTGGGGAACTTGAGCCTGTCTTTGTGGTGGGCCTGCCTGctcaggtctttcccagcccgtGCCAAGCGTGAGTGTTCAGgggagccccctctccccccaggcgATAGACGAGCCCTCATCTTGGGCGCCCGGCTACTCCGCTTGCTGCACGTGGCGCCTATGTTGCTTAGCCGCAGCATTCCGAGAGCCACTTCAGCGCGATGGCTTGTGCTTGGTTCTGCAACCTGGATTCCTTTTGAGGTGTTTTTTGGAGGCTCTGGCCTGTCTACCGATGACTCAATCAGAGTCGGCTGCCTTGAGCGCCACGGAGACCGGCGGACTAGAAATCGGGGGACTGAAAAGGAACCAAATGTGGACCAGGAAGTTCACTCCGCCAGGCAGGCCCATGCCGAGGGGGGGCGAATCCAGTCGTCATTCTACGAACCGGCTCAGTCCCGTCCCAGCGGCAGCCACCTTGCGGACTCCAGTGGGCCTTCCGGAAGGGAATCTGGGTGCGGAGACTCGGCTCTGACCGCGGGATGCCACGACCCACGGATTCCCGTCTCAGGGCGCCCCTGCCTGTCCTGCCACTCCGGGGGAAGGGGGCTCTGGTGGCGCACCAAGAACGGCTGAAACGAAAGCCGGTGCGCCGTTGGCATGGACTTAACTTCtaggggacagggggggggggggacacctatCGCTTTCTTGGTTTCCTCGCGAGAAACGGGTTTCTCTCCCCACGTCCCCCTCGGCTCCCACGCCCGGTGTAAAGGGGCTCTCCTTCTTAGCCAAGCCACACCGCTCGACTTCCCTGGGGCCCAGGAGCGTAGGGCCCGAGCAGAGACGTGCCTTGCGGACAAGCTCTCTTCGCCTGCCCGGCTCCCTCCATCCCAGGACTCGGCTGCTCGGTGGCGGACTCGCGCGGCTACCTGTCGCCCCCCCCTCTCTGTGCAGGAGCGCCCCGGGATCCTGGCGGGCCAAGCCCCTGTCCAGCCACCCAAGCCCCGCAGGTTTTcttcgggggtggggggctgctgaGTGCAACATGCAGGTGTGGCATTCAATGATGGGCTGCCGAGAAGCCTTTGCCCCCCAGGCACTGGCGAGGGGCTCCAGGCTTTCGGTCCAAAGTTGCTTCTCAAGCCCCCCCTTGCCCAatgccacgactcccttgagcgCCCCTGCTCAGACACCACCCCGCAGCGTCCGCTGGAGCCAATGTGTGGAGTGTCCGCTCCCAGCACGAGTGCAGAGGACTGCGCCGGGGATGAAACTAGGGACTCTCAGGCCGAGCTCTGGCCGGGCTTCCTGCCAAGGCAACCGGCAAAGGTCTGGCAGGTTTCGGCTGCACACTTACGCGCGCTCCTCGGAAGTCACGGGGCTGGCCCTGGCTCTTGACCCACACACTGACCCCTGGGCACCGCTGTTGCAGCCTTGCCCGGTGCTTCCCCCTGCGATTTGCCCTTCCTCCGCCTCCCACTCAGTCCCGGCCAAAATAGCCGCTTTGAGAAGCTGCTGCCGAAGGGAGCGCTGTCCTTTAGGCCCCCCGAACGGCGGCCCGGAGCAGTCCACGGGGAAGGCGGCGGTGGCGGGAGAAGGACAGCCCCAGAGAGCGCTTGACCTCAAGGAGGCAAGGCCAGCCAGTCTCCAGATCGGAAGGCAAGAAACGAAACCCCACCAAAGATGCCCAGGATCCCCCGCCCCCCGCAAAACAGAAAGCGGCCGGAGCCTACCGAGGCAAACGGTGGtgccccaaagcagccagttccagCGATGGGACAAGCGGCGCCGAAAGGAGTTCTGCGGCCTCTCCGGTTCTGCCGCTTCCACACGTCGAGAAAAGGGGCCAGGCAGACCTTCCTCACCGGATGCTGCCGGACGAAGGGCGCTTTAAGCACTCCGAGAAGGAGACGTCTCCGGTTGCTCCACAGGCAGCGGCACATCGCCCCTCGCGCCGTCCACGCGTGGAAAAATCCTCCCCACCTGCCAGCCTTCAACGGAAGGACAAAAACGCCACATCGTCCCTCAAAATTCTCCTTTCAAGCACAGCTCGGAGCGGCCAGGTGTTGCATCGCCAACGGTTCTTAGTCCGTGTTAAAGGATGCCGAGTAGACCAACTTTTCCAGACAGCTGCCTGACTTTGGAAAGCCCAAAGCTCTTCCGTGGCCTGCCAGGAGGGTCGCCGCAAGAGTTTGGGACACACGTGGTCTCCGGGACGTCACGCGCGGGGACCTCCTCAGCACACCCGCTCCACGGAGTTTGCGACCCTCGTTTTCGCCTGCCAAGCCAGGCGCGCCCGGACAGTCCTGGTGAGTACCGGTGAGCTTCCCAAAAGGCCCATCCCAAGCCAGCCCCTGCCGCCCAACGCCACGGCCGCCCTCCTCTGTCTCCCGCCCGCGCTCCTGTTGAGGAGCCCCTGCCGGGTGGCGATGATCCCCAGCCAGGCAGCGGTGTGCCCCTCCAGCCCCCCGGAGGACTGACCTGTGCTCAGCTCTGCGGAGCTCCTCGCTGGACCGCGGCCAGGGCACCGGGCCGGCCGCCTCTCCTCTGCCCAGCCGCCGCGGCGGGCTTCGGAGCGCGCGGAGACATTGCGCGGGGCGCAGCAGCCCAGACTGGAGCCCACCCAATGCACGACTGTCGACGGTCCTCCGGCGCCACCCTCTCCACGCCAGCCCCCGGCCGGGCGTGACGTGGCACGAAGGGGGACGCGGGCCGAGGCGGCGGCGCTGTCGTGCTGGCAGCGGGGCGCCCAGAccccacagctgcaggtttgaaCCCGCTCTGCATCTCCCACCTCCTGGGAATCATCCAATTGAGCCCAGCATCTGCAcaggagccctgcaaggtaggtgcgCAGTCACTTCCCATCTAGGGAATTAATGGACGTTGTGGAGATTCGAACTGGGTCTTATGAGTTTGCTGCCCACCCCAATCACTACAGTGATGTCCCTAAAAACCtttgcatcctccccccccccacatacaaggAAAAGGCACTGACACCCCTCCTCCCGTAGGCTGGAttaaacaaatccccccccccccacgcacccaTGCACCCACTGAGCCAGGCCCCTGAAGGATCGGCCCCCAGAAACCTCGGGAGGCCTTCCCACGTGACTGGAAATGTGGGTCCTACTCACTTCTGTAGGAAGGGGCCCCAGCACAGTTACCCCCTTGGCAGAAAGAGGAATGGCTTAGACAGGCCCGGGTTTTGCGCAGGTTCCCTCGAACATAACTGCTTGGCTTCCCATTGGCTTCAATGACGCCTTTCCCCAAGTGAGCGCAGGAGAGCAGACCCTCTGCAGCGCCATCCTTGCTGAGTCCATGGATCTTGCTCCCAAGTCAGCACACTCAGAATTGCAGCCTTCGCGCAGAGGATCCTGAATCTGCCCTGACCCTCGCAAGCAAAAGTGCACAGGACCAAGCCTTCCCCACTCTCTTTGGGGTGCCTAACcattggccacccccccccctacttccTTAGCAAAAACTCAGAGCAGGTAGCAGGAAGGAAGTCCCTTCTGGCTCTCCCTTCGCTCCCAAAACGCAGGCAGGACTTAAATGTATTCTCTCTTGTACTTGGGCTGAGACAACCCTCACAGTAGGCAATGCAGTTATTTGAAACCTTTCTCCCTTGGAAAActcaaagaaaaagagttgggttttatatgctgcttttcagtgcccaaaggaggctcaaagcggcttacagtcgccttccctttcctctccccacaacagacaccctgtggggtgggtgaggctgagagagccctgatatcactgcccggtcagaacagctttctcagtgctgtggcgagcccaaggtcacccagctggttgcatgtgggggagtgcagaatcaaacctggcttgccagattagaagtccgcactcctaaccgcgacaccaaactggctcaccactGGCAATATAAAAACCAAGGCCTATCAGAGGACTCCAGATTTTTCCATCATGTTTCTTTGAATATTTATACTACACTTTTCTCCCAAAGGAGCAAACACCAATGCTTACCCTCTTCTAACGTTTGTTACCAAcaagaaccctgcaaggtaggctaggctgggagAAAGGGACTGGTTCAAGGTGGCCCAGTCAATTTCCATGGCCGAAATGCCCGTCCACCCACTGTGCCTTGGGGAGTGGCCCCAGCTTTGCCCTCTGGTTGTGGTGAGCAACCTTGGCATGTGAGGGTTCCTTGGGGCAAGGCAGATCATTTCTGGTCAAATTCCCTAGTGTTCCCAGGGTCTCTCTGGGTGGCAGCCTTCCTGGAGGCCTGCAGGAGCTGTGGATTTCTGCTTGGGCACACCACCAAAGCTCTTGGCAGAGCGGAGAAGAGCTGCCCGGGAAAAGTGGAGCACATgactttgcaggggggggggtggcgactGGCCCTCTGTGCTTGCAGAGGGGGAAGTGGTGCGTGATGACTCGGGAGGGCTTGTCGGAGGGAGAGGGGCACCCAGGCCCCTGCAACCACCATGCTTAGAAAAACCAGGGATTGGGAGCAGGAATTCACATTTCCAAAGGTTCCTCCAGAGGACCTCAGTCGTTGTGAATGGCGCTGCTCCCCTGTGTGTTTTCCCTTTTCGAAGCCTCCAAACTGGAAGGAGTCTAGGAGTGCAAATGGCCAGTTCCCCCATCCCTCCCACACGCAAGCCATGGGTCGCTTGCTTGTTGTGCTCTACCCAAAGCCTCTGCAGTGATGATCATGTTCTCAGCGGCCTGCAGCATGTCATATCAGCCATGTCTTCTGCCGCGCCTTCTGGAGTGTGTTGCTGACCAGTCCGGCCTCTGGGCCCAGGtcagcctcccaccccccagttaCGCCCCACTCCACATCACCCCGCAGTC
This region of Paroedura picta isolate Pp20150507F chromosome 14, Ppicta_v3.0, whole genome shotgun sequence genomic DNA includes:
- the IRX4 gene encoding iroquois-class homeodomain protein IRX-4 isoform X1 — encoded protein: MGLSRATGAQRKAGGESSALAGVPWEGLRKSGRHARVQPAEGRGTPGPHPGMENLAPEPGTADRPRRALRSHREAPSSGTGRCSPARQLGWASSTPRRALERELPRRPGLFQLPFVVCGLLKTGPGKSTEALPPGRKEGCRWSPPPRRFSRLALEPWTPPAAMSYPQFGYPYSSAPQFLMTTNSLTTCCETTGRTLADSGAAATAPAPVYCPVYESRLLASARHELNSAAALGVYGSPYANSQGYGNYVAYGSEASAFYSLNSFDSKDGNGSAHAGLTQAAAYYPYDPTLSQYQYDRYGALDGSTRRKNATRETTSTLKAWLQEHRKNPYPTKGEKIMLAIITKMTLTQVSTWFANARRRLKKENKMTWPPRNKGPDEKRPYDGPEEEDDEEEEEEGSGGGGGGALPNGPKDQALAEAASKEDKALALSDLEDYEPLASDSSEGELKAPAFGQVESDGGADEACKEPTLEQAQSCRPEPTTGAEGCEAAELLGARQPRASCGAKRCYVQQLLEGGGSSGGKPRIWSLAHTATSLPQAAEYPSCMLKRQQGAPSAALASPAGSAVERPPRDSPVTNLRNWVDGVFHDPLFRHSTLNQALGNTAVSWAGTKGALLESGALGRSLAGGAAMLKGQTDPGKDFLPFSKAGSKMFCS
- the IRX4 gene encoding iroquois-class homeodomain protein IRX-4 isoform X2 translates to MSYPQFGYPYSSAPQFLMTTNSLTTCCETTGRTLADSGAAATAPAPVYCPVYESRLLASARHELNSAAALGVYGSPYANSQGYGNYVAYGSEASAFYSLNSFDSKDGNGSAHAGLTQAAAYYPYDPTLSQYQYDRYGALDGSTRRKNATRETTSTLKAWLQEHRKNPYPTKGEKIMLAIITKMTLTQVSTWFANARRRLKKENKMTWPPRNKGPDEKRPYDGPEEEDDEEEEEEGSGGGGGGALPNGPKDQALAEAASKEDKALALSDLEDYEPLASDSSEGELKAPAFGQVESDGGADEACKEPTLEQAQSCRPEPTTGAEGCEAAELLGARQPRASCGAKRCYVQQLLEGGGSSGGKPRIWSLAHTATSLPQAAEYPSCMLKRQQGAPSAALASPAGSAVERPPRDSPVTNLRNWVDGVFHDPLFRHSTLNQALGNTAVSWAGTKGALLESGALGRSLAGGAAMLKGQTDPGKDFLPFSKAGSKMFCS